The following coding sequences lie in one Pseudomonas sp. B33.4 genomic window:
- a CDS encoding MBL fold metallo-hydrolase, whose translation MKGILKAAMTLTCALVTSGAMAQAPQQGTQAPGYFRLAVGDYEVTALFDGYNDLSPKLLQGMSQSQIRALLARRSIETPGVQTAFNAFLVNTGKQLILVDSGAGQCIGATAGQLLANMRAAGYQPEQVDTILLTHLHLDHVCGLVDAQKQALFTHATVYAAKAEADYWLDPTALAKAPAGAKEFFKIAQDSTAAYVAAGRFKTFAAGHSPLPGLVEATLEAGHTPGSTTYRFTSQNQSIVFMGDLVHNLAVQFEHPEVSIGFDVNSAQAINARQAVFSAAVASKTWVTAAHLPFPGIGHITAQGKQFQWVPVEYGPYKRAAKVPLIE comes from the coding sequence ATGAAAGGCATCCTAAAAGCAGCGATGACGTTGACGTGTGCGCTGGTGACTTCCGGTGCCATGGCGCAGGCACCACAGCAGGGCACTCAGGCGCCGGGCTATTTCCGCCTGGCCGTAGGGGATTACGAGGTCACCGCTTTATTCGATGGCTACAACGACCTGTCGCCGAAACTGTTGCAGGGCATGAGTCAGAGTCAGATCCGCGCGCTGCTGGCACGCCGTTCGATTGAAACCCCGGGTGTCCAGACCGCGTTCAATGCCTTTCTGGTCAATACCGGCAAGCAACTGATTCTGGTCGACAGCGGCGCCGGGCAATGCATTGGCGCCACCGCCGGGCAGCTCCTGGCGAATATGCGGGCGGCCGGCTACCAGCCAGAGCAGGTCGATACGATCTTGCTGACGCACCTGCACCTTGATCATGTCTGTGGTCTGGTCGATGCACAGAAACAAGCGTTGTTCACGCATGCCACGGTGTACGCCGCCAAGGCGGAAGCGGATTACTGGCTCGATCCGACCGCGCTGGCCAAAGCTCCGGCCGGCGCCAAAGAGTTTTTCAAGATCGCCCAGGACTCCACGGCGGCCTACGTCGCCGCCGGGCGCTTCAAGACGTTCGCCGCTGGCCACTCGCCGTTGCCGGGATTAGTCGAAGCGACACTGGAAGCCGGACATACGCCGGGCAGCACCACTTACCGTTTCACCTCGCAGAATCAGAGCATCGTCTTCATGGGGGATCTGGTGCATAACCTCGCTGTGCAGTTTGAGCATCCGGAAGTGTCTATCGGTTTTGATGTCAACAGTGCGCAAGCGATCAACGCTCGTCAGGCAGTCTTCAGTGCGGCGGTGGCCAGCAAGACGTGGGTGACGGCGGCGCACCTGCCGTTCCCGGGCATCGGTCATATCACCGCGCAAGGCAAACAGTTTCAGTGGGTGCCCGTGGAATACGGTCCGTACAAGCGCGCGGCCAAGGTGCCGTTAATCGAGTAA
- a CDS encoding LysR family transcriptional regulator: MNRNDLRRVDMNLLVIFEALMFEKNLTRVAEKLFMGQPAVSAALGRLRDLFDDPLLLRNGRGMEPTARALAILKELQPAMDVISGAVSRAKEFEPASSCDVFRIGLSDDAEFGLFPPLLRQLQQEAPGIVVVVRRANYLLMPALLASGEISVGVSYTTELPANAKRKKLRDIPCKVLRGDDRPGPLTLDEYCERPHAMVSFSGDLSGNIDMDLAKVGRSRRVVLGVPQFSGLRALLAGTEMIATVPDYAACALVEGCALRAEDPPFPIDAAQLSMAWSGVHDNDPAEKWLRARISQFMAAPLDIPAI, translated from the coding sequence ATGAACCGTAACGATCTGCGTCGCGTCGACATGAACCTGCTGGTGATTTTCGAAGCGCTGATGTTCGAAAAGAACCTGACCCGCGTCGCCGAAAAACTGTTCATGGGCCAGCCGGCAGTCAGCGCTGCGTTGGGCCGTTTGCGCGATCTGTTCGATGATCCGTTGTTGCTGCGCAACGGGCGTGGCATGGAGCCGACTGCGCGGGCGCTGGCGATTCTCAAGGAGCTGCAACCGGCGATGGACGTCATCTCCGGCGCGGTCAGCCGGGCCAAGGAGTTCGAACCGGCGAGCAGTTGCGATGTTTTCCGCATCGGCCTGTCAGACGACGCCGAATTCGGCCTGTTTCCGCCGTTGCTGCGTCAGCTTCAGCAAGAGGCGCCGGGGATTGTCGTGGTCGTGCGCCGCGCCAATTACTTGTTGATGCCGGCACTGTTGGCCTCTGGAGAAATCTCCGTCGGCGTCAGTTACACCACTGAATTGCCGGCCAACGCCAAGCGCAAAAAACTGCGCGACATTCCCTGCAAAGTCCTGCGCGGCGATGATCGACCTGGGCCGCTGACGCTGGACGAATACTGCGAGCGCCCACACGCGATGGTGTCGTTCTCCGGCGACCTGAGCGGCAATATCGACATGGACCTGGCCAAGGTCGGACGCAGTCGCCGCGTCGTGTTGGGCGTGCCGCAATTCAGCGGTCTGCGCGCCTTGCTCGCCGGCACCGAGATGATCGCCACCGTGCCGGATTACGCTGCCTGCGCGTTGGTTGAGGGCTGTGCATTGCGCGCCGAAGATCCGCCGTTCCCGATCGATGCGGCGCAATTGTCGATGGCGTGGAGCGGGGTGCATGACAACGACCCGGCGGAGAAATGGTTGCGCGCGCGGATCAGCCAGTTCATGGCGGCGCCGCTGGATATTCCAGCGATTTGA
- a CDS encoding DoxX family protein has product MNASTDERARDVGLLFLRVSGGLFLLWVHGLPKLLDFTAQLQLIEDPFHLGSRLTLILAIFAEVLCPLLIVAGLLARLACVPILFVLLVALLVVHPQWSVAEGQFGWLLLILFTTVLIAGPGRLVIPVRLPGVLRYA; this is encoded by the coding sequence ATGAATGCCTCAACAGATGAACGGGCACGCGACGTCGGTCTGCTGTTCCTGCGGGTCAGTGGCGGATTGTTTTTACTCTGGGTCCACGGCTTGCCCAAGCTGTTGGACTTCACCGCGCAACTGCAACTGATCGAAGACCCGTTCCACCTCGGATCCCGCCTCACGTTGATCCTGGCTATCTTCGCCGAAGTCCTCTGTCCACTACTGATCGTCGCCGGGTTACTGGCGCGATTGGCCTGCGTGCCTATTCTCTTTGTGCTGCTGGTGGCACTGCTCGTCGTGCATCCGCAATGGAGTGTGGCCGAGGGGCAGTTCGGCTGGTTGCTGTTGATCCTGTTTACCACTGTGTTGATCGCCGGGCCGGGACGGCTGGTGATTCCTGTTCGTTTGCCCGGAGTGTTGCGTTATGCCTGA
- a CDS encoding antibiotic biosynthesis monooxygenase, whose amino-acid sequence MPEVLNPQAPGADETVTLIIKHRVKAGFESAYEAWLRNIVHVAGQREGHLGVDVVRGKRGRLDFYTCVLRFSSTEAMQGWLESSQRQALVAEAAPMLADGDQTEVAPINEFWFTPLADAASPPPRWKQAVVTLLVILPHTLLVPLIWGPLLALHPLLSNYVVATFLITLTIVLSVVYVVMPPVTRLFTPWLEASQAHEHLDSQETSPR is encoded by the coding sequence ATGCCTGAAGTCCTCAATCCACAAGCGCCGGGGGCCGACGAAACGGTCACATTGATCATCAAACACCGGGTCAAGGCCGGTTTCGAGTCGGCGTACGAGGCCTGGCTGCGCAATATCGTCCACGTGGCAGGGCAGCGGGAAGGGCATCTGGGTGTGGACGTGGTGCGCGGCAAGCGCGGTCGTCTCGATTTCTATACCTGCGTGCTGCGCTTCAGCTCCACCGAAGCGATGCAAGGCTGGCTGGAGTCGTCGCAGCGTCAGGCGTTGGTCGCCGAAGCCGCGCCAATGCTGGCTGATGGCGATCAGACCGAAGTCGCGCCGATCAATGAATTCTGGTTTACCCCACTGGCCGATGCCGCTTCGCCGCCGCCGCGCTGGAAGCAAGCGGTGGTCACGCTGCTGGTGATTCTGCCGCACACCTTGCTCGTGCCGCTGATCTGGGGGCCGCTGCTGGCGCTGCATCCGCTGCTTTCCAACTACGTGGTCGCCACGTTCCTGATCACCCTGACCATCGTCCTGTCGGTGGTGTACGTGGTAATGCCGCCGGTCACCCGTTTGTTTACGCCGTGGCTCGAAGCCAGCCAGGCCCATGAACACCTCGATTCCCAAGAGACCTCGCCACGCTGA
- a CDS encoding amidohydrolase, translating to MSADLILFNGQFHTVDRTKPLASAVAITDGRFVVVGNDNQAMALRGPNTQVVDMHGRCVIPGLNDSHLHLIRGGLNYNLELRWEGVPSLADALRMLKDQADRTPTPQWVRVVGGWNEFQFAEKRMPTLEEINQAAPDTPVFILHLYDRALLNRAALRVAGYTRDTPNPPGGEIVRDSNGNPTGMLVARPNAMILYSTLAKGPKLPLEYQVNSTRQFMRELNRLGLTSAIDAGGGFQNYPDDYQVIEQLAKDDQLTVRIAYNLFTQKPKEELSDFQNWTGSVKLHQGDDFLRHNGAGEMLVFSAADFEDFLEPRPDLPQTMEEELEPVVRHLVEQRWPFRLHATYNESISRMLDVFEKVNRDIPFNGLPWFFDHAETITPQNIERVKALGGGIAIQDRMAFQGEYFVDRYGKQAAEATPPIKRMLAEGVPVGAGTDATRVSSYNPWTSLYWMVSGRTVGGLALYEEGLPRTTALELFTHGSAWFSSEQGKKGQIKVGQLADLAALSADFFHVEEEAIKWIESVLTVVGGKIVYAAGDFEDLGPRSIPVLPDWSPVVKVPGHWRPNSPMQAQVHQCSGPCAVHTHSHEKARMSNAPVSDFAGFWGAFGCSCFAF from the coding sequence ATGAGCGCCGATCTGATTTTATTCAATGGCCAGTTTCATACCGTAGACCGCACCAAACCACTGGCCAGTGCCGTGGCCATCACTGACGGCCGCTTCGTGGTCGTCGGCAACGACAACCAGGCCATGGCCCTGCGCGGGCCGAACACGCAAGTGGTCGATATGCATGGCCGCTGCGTCATCCCCGGCCTCAACGACTCGCACTTGCACCTGATTCGTGGCGGTTTGAACTACAACCTCGAACTGCGCTGGGAAGGCGTGCCATCGCTGGCCGACGCGCTGCGCATGCTCAAGGATCAGGCCGACCGCACGCCGACTCCGCAATGGGTGCGCGTGGTCGGTGGCTGGAACGAATTCCAGTTCGCCGAAAAACGCATGCCGACCCTCGAAGAAATCAACCAGGCCGCGCCGGACACACCCGTGTTCATCCTGCACCTGTATGACCGCGCCTTGCTCAACCGCGCCGCGTTGCGCGTCGCCGGCTACACCCGCGACACGCCGAATCCGCCGGGCGGCGAGATCGTCCGCGACAGCAACGGCAACCCGACCGGCATGCTGGTCGCGCGGCCGAACGCGATGATTCTCTACTCGACGCTGGCCAAGGGGCCGAAGCTGCCGCTGGAATATCAGGTCAACTCGACCCGCCAGTTCATGCGCGAACTCAATCGCCTCGGCCTGACCAGCGCGATCGATGCCGGCGGTGGTTTCCAGAACTACCCGGACGATTATCAGGTGATCGAACAACTGGCCAAAGACGACCAGTTGACCGTGCGTATCGCCTACAACCTGTTCACCCAGAAACCGAAAGAAGAGCTGAGCGATTTCCAGAACTGGACCGGCAGCGTCAAGTTGCACCAGGGTGACGACTTCCTGCGCCACAACGGCGCCGGCGAGATGCTGGTGTTCTCGGCAGCGGATTTCGAAGACTTCCTCGAACCGCGCCCGGATCTGCCGCAAACCATGGAGGAAGAGCTGGAGCCGGTGGTGCGCCACCTGGTCGAGCAGCGCTGGCCGTTCCGTTTGCACGCGACGTACAACGAGTCGATCAGCCGCATGCTCGACGTGTTCGAGAAGGTTAACCGTGACATTCCGTTCAACGGTCTGCCGTGGTTCTTCGACCACGCCGAAACCATCACTCCGCAGAACATCGAGCGGGTGAAAGCGCTGGGCGGCGGCATCGCGATTCAGGATCGCATGGCGTTCCAGGGCGAGTACTTTGTCGACCGCTACGGCAAGCAAGCTGCCGAGGCCACGCCACCGATCAAACGCATGCTCGCCGAAGGCGTACCGGTCGGCGCCGGCACTGATGCTACGCGCGTTTCCAGTTACAACCCGTGGACTTCGCTGTACTGGATGGTCAGCGGCCGCACCGTCGGTGGTCTGGCCTTGTACGAAGAAGGTCTGCCGCGCACCACCGCGCTGGAACTGTTCACCCACGGCAGTGCCTGGTTCTCCTCGGAGCAGGGCAAGAAAGGCCAGATAAAGGTCGGCCAATTGGCGGATCTGGCGGCGCTGAGCGCGGACTTCTTCCATGTCGAGGAAGAAGCGATCAAGTGGATCGAATCGGTACTGACCGTGGTCGGCGGCAAGATCGTTTATGCCGCTGGCGACTTCGAAGACCTCGGCCCGCGCTCGATTCCAGTGCTGCCGGACTGGTCGCCGGTGGTGAAAGTCCCGGGCCATTGGCGGCCGAATTCGCCGATGCAGGCGCAGGTGCACCAGTGCAGCGGCCCGTGCGCGGTGCACACTCACAGCCATGAAAAGGCGCGGATGTCGAATGCGCCGGTCAGCGACTTCGCCGGTTTCTGGGGCGCGTTTGGCTGTTCCTGCTTCGCCTTCTGA
- the ycaC gene encoding isochorismate family cysteine hydrolase YcaC: MSVPYTRLNKDDAVVLLVDHQTGLISLVQDFTPNEFKNNVLALGDIAKFFKLPTILTTSFDAGPNGPIVPELREQFPDAPFIQRPGQINAWDNEDFVKAIKATGRKQLIIAGVVTDVCVAFPTLSAIAEGYEVFVVTDSSGTFNTTVQQAAWARMSAAGAHLLNWFSVACELQGDWRNDMEGLAHLLSERLPNYRNLINSYTKFTAK; the protein is encoded by the coding sequence ATGAGCGTTCCTTACACACGTCTGAACAAAGATGATGCGGTTGTATTGCTGGTCGATCACCAGACCGGCCTGATCTCGCTGGTCCAGGATTTCACCCCGAACGAATTCAAGAACAACGTGCTGGCGCTGGGCGACATCGCCAAGTTCTTCAAGCTGCCGACCATCCTCACCACCAGTTTTGACGCAGGTCCCAATGGTCCGATCGTGCCTGAACTGCGCGAGCAGTTTCCGGATGCGCCGTTCATTCAGCGTCCAGGCCAGATCAATGCGTGGGACAACGAAGACTTCGTCAAGGCGATCAAGGCGACGGGTCGCAAGCAACTGATCATCGCTGGCGTGGTGACGGACGTTTGCGTGGCGTTCCCGACCTTGTCGGCGATTGCTGAAGGCTACGAAGTGTTTGTGGTGACTGACTCGTCCGGCACCTTCAACACCACCGTGCAACAAGCGGCATGGGCGCGGATGTCGGCGGCGGGTGCCCACCTGCTGAACTGGTTCTCGGTGGCGTGCGAGCTGCAGGGTGACTGGCGCAACGACATGGAAGGCCTGGCGCATTTGCTGTCGGAGCGCCTGCCTAACTACCGCAACCTGATCAACAGCTATACCAAGTTCACTGCCAAGTAA
- a CDS encoding mechanosensitive ion channel family protein has protein sequence MTLFYTHLLSWSAALLLLDAVLWHFSPFSHRAPKVAVRLVLFLAFTALVINAGVSPLQAPQFTDDRVAQLGATALGILWWLYAARALTEVIGLALMRRIGHSGRLLQDVIGALVFLVATVAAAGYVLELPVKGLLATSGVVAIVVGLALQSTLADVFSGIVLNTTKPYQVDDFVVIDGVEGKVFDIDWRATHLLTSAGTMAVVPNSVAAKAKIVNLSRPNNMHGVSISIKVPNHIRPRRVLDALDRTLQGSSSLLLTPAPKAVLKEAGETMSEYVASGFIAELGKKSEVRNQLFDLAHRHLEAAGISRHPDGVIEPSTRARALLDEVKIFRSLSSDERDRLAESMVAQQYAAGQVVLDLDEVPDSLFVIATGVVSATVADGDSKVEVGRMGPSEVMGEQSILADTPSQATFTALTSSIIYRLDKNLTRECMEQRTEVGRALNKLQAVRQQNSRLALMAKPVAVRKGGFLGWLQKR, from the coding sequence ATGACCCTTTTCTACACTCACCTGCTGTCCTGGAGCGCCGCCCTGCTGTTGCTCGACGCCGTGCTCTGGCACTTCTCGCCCTTCAGCCATCGAGCCCCAAAAGTCGCTGTGCGGCTGGTGCTGTTTCTGGCGTTCACGGCGCTGGTGATCAACGCCGGCGTCAGTCCGTTGCAAGCACCACAATTCACCGATGACCGCGTGGCGCAGTTGGGTGCGACGGCATTGGGGATTCTCTGGTGGCTGTACGCCGCTCGCGCGCTGACCGAAGTCATCGGCCTGGCGCTGATGCGTCGCATCGGCCACAGCGGTCGGTTGCTGCAAGACGTGATCGGCGCCCTGGTCTTTCTGGTCGCCACCGTCGCCGCGGCTGGTTACGTGCTGGAACTGCCGGTGAAAGGCTTGCTGGCGACTTCCGGTGTGGTGGCGATCGTTGTCGGTCTGGCGCTGCAAAGCACCTTGGCCGATGTGTTTTCCGGAATCGTGCTCAACACCACCAAGCCGTATCAGGTGGATGATTTTGTGGTGATCGACGGCGTCGAAGGCAAGGTATTCGACATCGACTGGCGTGCCACGCACCTGCTCACCAGCGCCGGAACCATGGCGGTAGTGCCGAACTCGGTCGCGGCCAAGGCGAAGATCGTCAACCTCAGTCGCCCGAACAACATGCATGGCGTGTCGATCAGCATCAAAGTGCCGAATCACATCCGCCCGCGTCGAGTACTCGATGCGCTTGATCGCACCTTGCAGGGCAGCAGTTCGCTGTTGCTGACGCCGGCGCCAAAAGCCGTGTTGAAAGAGGCCGGTGAAACCATGTCGGAATACGTGGCGAGCGGTTTCATCGCCGAGCTGGGCAAGAAAAGCGAGGTGCGCAATCAACTGTTCGACCTCGCTCACCGGCATCTCGAAGCGGCGGGAATCTCGCGGCATCCGGATGGCGTGATTGAACCGTCGACCCGCGCCCGCGCATTGCTCGACGAAGTGAAAATCTTCCGCTCGCTGAGCAGTGATGAGCGTGATCGCCTCGCCGAATCGATGGTTGCGCAGCAGTATGCGGCGGGCCAAGTGGTACTGGATCTGGACGAAGTGCCGGACAGTCTGTTTGTGATTGCCACCGGCGTCGTCAGTGCGACCGTGGCGGACGGCGACAGCAAGGTCGAGGTCGGCCGGATGGGACCGAGCGAGGTCATGGGTGAACAGAGCATTCTGGCCGACACGCCGTCGCAGGCGACGTTCACGGCGTTGACGTCGAGCATCATTTATCGTCTCGACAAGAATCTGACCCGCGAGTGCATGGAGCAGCGCACGGAGGTGGGTCGGGCGTTGAACAAGTTGCAGGCGGTGCGTCAGCAGAACAGTCGCCTCGCGTTGATGGCCAAGCCGGTGGCGGTGAGGAAAGGTGGCTTTCTCGGTTGGTTGCAGAAGCGTTGA
- a CDS encoding alpha/beta hydrolase, with amino-acid sequence MNIKKTLTASLLALSIGNAVAAESSGVEHNTQAFLNALAAGGGKPLEQLSPKDARAVLTGAQASVKVDLSGVEVSDKVIKVDGQTINLKVVRPAKIKGELPVFMFFHGGGWVLGDFPTHQRLIRDLVVGSGAVAVYVDYTPSPEAQYPTAINQAYAATKWVAEHGKDIGVDGKRLAVAGNSVGGNMAAVVALMAKEQKAPALRFQLLMWPVTNAQFDDGSYQQFAEGHFLTKGMMQWFWDNYTTNPAERAQIHASPLNASAEQLKGLPAALVQTAEFDVLRDEGEGYARHLDAAGVAVTSVRYNGMIHDFGLLNPLSQIAEVKAAVRQAAAELKTHLNP; translated from the coding sequence ATGAACATTAAAAAGACGCTGACCGCCTCCCTCCTCGCACTCTCCATCGGCAACGCTGTCGCCGCTGAAAGCAGCGGTGTCGAACACAACACCCAGGCCTTCCTCAACGCCCTCGCCGCCGGCGGTGGCAAACCTCTGGAGCAACTGAGCCCGAAAGACGCCCGTGCAGTGCTGACCGGCGCGCAGGCTTCGGTGAAGGTGGACTTGTCCGGTGTTGAAGTCAGCGACAAGGTGATCAAGGTCGACGGCCAGACGATCAACCTGAAAGTGGTGCGTCCGGCCAAGATCAAAGGCGAGTTGCCGGTGTTCATGTTCTTCCACGGTGGCGGCTGGGTACTCGGCGATTTCCCGACCCACCAGCGCTTGATTCGTGACTTGGTGGTGGGCTCTGGCGCTGTCGCGGTGTACGTCGATTACACGCCGTCGCCCGAAGCGCAGTACCCGACCGCGATCAACCAGGCTTACGCCGCGACAAAATGGGTCGCCGAGCATGGCAAGGACATCGGTGTCGACGGCAAGCGCCTGGCGGTGGCCGGCAACAGCGTCGGTGGCAACATGGCGGCGGTTGTCGCGTTGATGGCCAAGGAACAGAAAGCCCCGGCGCTGCGCTTCCAGCTGTTGATGTGGCCGGTGACCAACGCGCAGTTCGACGACGGTTCGTACCAGCAATTTGCTGAGGGCCACTTCCTCACCAAAGGCATGATGCAGTGGTTCTGGGACAACTACACCACCAACCCGGCCGAGCGTGCGCAGATCCATGCCTCGCCGCTGAATGCCAGCGCCGAACAGCTCAAGGGCTTGCCTGCCGCATTGGTGCAGACCGCCGAGTTCGACGTGCTGCGTGACGAAGGTGAAGGCTATGCGCGGCACCTTGATGCGGCCGGTGTGGCGGTGACCTCGGTGCGTTACAACGGGATGATTCATGACTTTGGTTTGCTTAATCCGCTGAGTCAGATTGCGGAAGTGAAAGCGGCAGTGCGTCAGGCGGCGGCTGAGCTGAAAACCCATCTGAATCCATAA
- a CDS encoding LysR family transcriptional regulator, producing MNPFEDMRIFCQVMESGSFTSAADQLGLSKQFVSRRLMQLEERLGVRLLNRSTRRLDVTPLGQSYYESALRLLGEVEQVEQGIAGQTAEPRGTIRLSAPLSFAVAHLGCLLPLFLQRYREVTVEVDLSDRPVDLLGEGYDLALRIGVLEDSTLIARRIASIERVYCASPAYLAERGTPLKPEDLHSHDCLPYGHGRSVQWRFNAGQGKPLLVNVTGRMRVNNGELLRDAAVQGMGITYLPTFIVGAALKDGRLVPVLDDLRPEPLTLSAVYPQHRQASRPVQALVEFLRERLNENNVAL from the coding sequence ATGAACCCGTTCGAAGACATGCGTATTTTTTGCCAGGTCATGGAGTCCGGCAGCTTCACGTCGGCGGCTGATCAGTTGGGGCTGTCCAAGCAGTTCGTCAGTCGGCGCTTGATGCAGTTGGAAGAGCGCCTCGGCGTGCGATTGTTGAACCGTTCGACGCGGCGCCTGGACGTCACGCCGTTGGGACAGAGCTATTACGAATCGGCGTTGCGTCTACTCGGTGAAGTGGAACAGGTGGAGCAGGGCATTGCCGGGCAGACCGCCGAGCCACGCGGGACAATTCGCCTGAGCGCGCCGCTGTCGTTTGCCGTGGCGCATCTGGGGTGTCTGCTGCCGCTGTTTTTGCAGCGTTATCGCGAGGTGACGGTGGAAGTGGATTTGAGTGATCGGCCGGTGGATCTGCTCGGCGAAGGCTACGATCTGGCGCTGCGCATTGGTGTGCTCGAAGACTCGACGCTGATTGCCCGACGCATTGCGTCGATCGAACGGGTGTATTGCGCCAGCCCGGCGTACCTCGCCGAGCGCGGCACGCCGCTTAAGCCTGAAGACCTGCACAGCCATGACTGTCTGCCTTATGGTCATGGGCGTTCGGTGCAATGGCGCTTCAATGCCGGGCAGGGCAAGCCGTTATTGGTCAATGTCACCGGGCGCATGCGCGTTAACAACGGCGAGTTGCTCAGGGATGCGGCGGTGCAGGGGATGGGCATTACCTATTTGCCGACGTTCATTGTCGGCGCGGCGCTGAAGGATGGCCGGCTGGTGCCGGTGCTGGATGATTTGCGCCCGGAGCCGCTGACGTTGTCGGCGGTGTACCCGCAGCATCGTCAGGCTTCAAGGCCGGTGCAGGCGCTGGTTGAGTTTTTGCGTGAACGCCTGAACGAGAACAACGTCGCCCTCTGA
- a CDS encoding type II secretion system F family protein produces the protein MRFHVKAVGKAGVVSLSVEAPGDSEARRIAEDQGLRVLSSHADKHWRSLKLRQRETFNLVLFSQELTTLLNAGLPLIDALESLAEKETAPAARKTLSELVRLLYEGKSFSQALGQLSAVFPPLYVALVQSSEKTGAVGDALGRYVSYRQRMDEVRQKIISASIYPMLLLVVGGGVVLFLMGYVVPRFSLVFEGLGDNLPWLSQVLMSSGMFLHAHQAEFFAGLAAIVIALAVLQKQPAFRRGLDRLVERLPAVHQRIFMYELARFYRSLGILLQGGIPLVTAMSMVRGLLTVASRVRLDQACERVREGQSLSTALELNHLVTPVSLRLLRAGEQSGNLGQMMERSADFYDEEISRWLEWFVKLFEPLLMTFIGLLIGVIVILMYIPIFELASSIH, from the coding sequence ATGCGATTTCATGTGAAAGCGGTCGGCAAGGCTGGGGTGGTGTCCTTGAGTGTGGAGGCGCCGGGTGACAGCGAGGCGCGGCGCATTGCCGAGGATCAGGGTCTGCGTGTGCTCAGTTCGCACGCCGACAAGCATTGGCGCTCGCTGAAACTGCGCCAGCGCGAGACGTTCAATCTGGTGTTGTTCAGCCAGGAACTGACCACTTTGCTCAATGCCGGCCTACCGTTGATCGATGCGCTGGAAAGCCTCGCCGAAAAAGAAACCGCCCCCGCCGCCCGCAAAACCTTGAGTGAGCTGGTGCGCCTGCTCTACGAGGGCAAGTCTTTTTCGCAGGCGCTGGGCCAGTTGTCGGCGGTGTTCCCGCCGCTGTACGTGGCGCTGGTGCAGTCCAGCGAAAAGACCGGCGCGGTCGGCGATGCGCTGGGGCGCTACGTCAGCTATCGCCAGCGCATGGACGAGGTGCGGCAGAAGATCATCAGCGCGTCGATCTACCCGATGCTGTTGCTGGTGGTCGGCGGTGGCGTGGTGCTGTTCTTGATGGGTTATGTGGTGCCGCGTTTCAGTCTGGTGTTTGAAGGCTTGGGCGATAACCTGCCGTGGCTGTCGCAGGTGTTGATGAGCAGTGGCATGTTTTTGCATGCGCATCAGGCTGAATTCTTCGCTGGGTTGGCGGCGATTGTCATCGCCCTCGCCGTGTTGCAAAAGCAACCGGCGTTTCGCCGTGGGCTGGATCGGCTGGTGGAGAGACTGCCGGCCGTGCATCAGCGGATTTTCATGTATGAGCTGGCGCGCTTTTATCGCTCGCTGGGGATTCTGCTGCAAGGCGGGATTCCGCTGGTGACCGCCATGAGCATGGTGCGCGGCTTGCTCACCGTGGCCTCACGGGTGCGGCTGGATCAGGCTTGCGAACGGGTGCGCGAGGGACAGTCGCTGTCTACCGCGCTGGAGCTCAATCACCTGGTGACGCCGGTGTCGCTACGACTGCTCCGGGCCGGTGAACAGTCCGGCAACCTCGGGCAAATGATGGAACGCAGCGCCGACTTCTACGACGAGGAAATCAGCCGCTGGCTGGAGTGGTTCGTGAAGTTGTTCGAACCGCTGTTGATGACGTTTATCGGCCTGCTGATCGGGGTCATCGTGATCCTGATGTACATCCCGATTTTCGAACTGGCTTCGAGTATTCACTGA
- the gspG gene encoding type II secretion system major pseudopilin GspG, which produces MKLQFRPRSQRGFTLLELLVVLVVLGLLAGIVAPKYFAQLGRSEVKVAKAQIEGLSKALDIYRLEVGHYPSTEQGLQALVIAPSDEAKWTGPYLQKKLPQDPWGRNYAYRYPGENSEYDLLSMGKDGQPGGEGENAEVTNWQ; this is translated from the coding sequence ATGAAGCTGCAATTTCGTCCGCGTAGCCAACGCGGTTTTACCCTGCTCGAATTGCTCGTGGTGCTGGTGGTGCTCGGCCTGTTGGCCGGGATCGTCGCGCCGAAATACTTCGCCCAACTCGGTCGCTCCGAAGTGAAAGTGGCCAAGGCGCAGATCGAAGGTCTGAGCAAAGCGCTGGATATCTATCGGCTGGAAGTCGGCCACTACCCGTCCACCGAACAGGGCTTGCAAGCCTTGGTCATCGCGCCGAGTGACGAGGCGAAATGGACCGGCCCGTACTTGCAGAAAAAACTGCCGCAGGATCCGTGGGGGCGTAATTACGCTTACCGCTATCCCGGCGAAAACAGCGAGTACGACTTGCTGTCGATGGGCAAGGACGGACAGCCCGGCGGCGAAGGCGAAAACGCCGAAGTGACCAACTGGCAGTGA